From one Staphylococcus kloosii genomic stretch:
- a CDS encoding glycerate kinase — MTNIKKIVIAPDSFKESMTAIEVANAIETGFSHVFPNSTVFDKIPMADGGEGTTEALVNALNASYRKISVQNPINKMITASYGYSHETNTAIIDMASASGLDLIAEEDKNPLITTSYGTGQLINDALEQGAKHIILGIGGSATNDGGAGMLSALGCKFLDSENQPLNAGGAALAKLSHIDTSNLNHKLKHTSIEVACDVTNPLLGKYGASEIYGRQKGATEEMVKQLDAALTHYHEVIEQQLNVSVKDIEGAGAAGGLGAGLLAFLNANLAKGIDIVLKETQFKERVKDADLVITGEGKMDYQTIYGKTPIGVSHAAQQLNIPVIAIAGSLGEGYQAVYDHGISSVFSILQHPCSLKDALDNGRKYMEQTAVNIARLLLIDKNHNN; from the coding sequence ATGACAAATATAAAAAAAATAGTTATCGCACCGGATTCATTTAAAGAAAGTATGACTGCAATAGAAGTTGCTAATGCAATTGAAACAGGCTTTTCACACGTTTTTCCTAACTCAACAGTGTTTGATAAAATTCCTATGGCTGATGGTGGCGAAGGGACTACAGAAGCTTTAGTCAATGCTTTAAATGCTAGCTACCGAAAAATCTCTGTACAAAACCCTATTAACAAAATGATAACCGCTTCATATGGTTATTCTCATGAAACAAATACTGCAATTATTGATATGGCCAGTGCTTCTGGGCTAGATTTAATCGCTGAAGAGGATAAAAATCCATTAATTACAACTAGTTATGGTACTGGTCAACTTATTAACGATGCACTCGAACAAGGTGCTAAACATATTATTTTAGGCATAGGTGGTAGTGCCACAAATGATGGTGGCGCAGGCATGTTAAGTGCATTAGGTTGTAAATTTCTCGATAGCGAAAATCAACCACTCAATGCTGGCGGTGCTGCTTTGGCTAAACTATCACATATAGATACGAGTAATCTAAATCATAAGCTTAAACATACATCGATTGAAGTAGCATGTGACGTAACCAATCCTTTATTAGGTAAATATGGCGCTAGTGAAATATATGGCAGACAAAAAGGTGCTACAGAAGAGATGGTAAAACAATTAGATGCTGCATTGACACATTACCATGAGGTGATTGAGCAACAACTTAACGTGTCTGTAAAAGACATTGAAGGTGCTGGCGCAGCAGGTGGATTGGGCGCTGGGTTATTAGCATTTTTAAATGCTAATTTAGCCAAAGGTATCGATATTGTGCTAAAAGAAACTCAATTTAAAGAACGCGTAAAAGATGCTGACTTAGTAATTACCGGTGAAGGTAAAATGGATTATCAAACAATTTATGGGAAAACACCGATTGGCGTATCTCATGCTGCACAACAATTAAATATACCGGTAATAGCAATTGCTGGCAGTCTTGGTGAAGGTTATCAAGCAGTATATGACCATGGCATATCATCTGTATTTAGCATTTTACAACACCCTTGTTCACTAAAAGACGCATTAGACAATGGCCGTAAATATATGGAACAAACGGCCGTAAATATTGCACGTCTATTATTAATAGACAAAAATCATAATAACTAG
- a CDS encoding MDR family MFS transporter, which translates to MYNVTLQSKKLEKLQTLTETTVGGNMSHKNKLIMVITMLFGGFFGLLNETLLTTALPSIMKNFKIEYTQVQWLTTAFLLMNGIVIPLSAMIIQRYTTRQVFMSAIAIFFIGTIIAGFSPNFTVLLIGRIVQAMGSGIMMPLMMTTILDVFEPHERGKYMGTFGLVIGLAPAIGPTLSGYLVEYFDWRSLFHVVAPIAALTFIASLKFVRNVGTNRKTPIDVLSVTLSILGFGGLLYGTSSISRDGWNDPVVLTTVIGGVILVALFIIRQTKLPMPLLDFGVFKNKEFAIGIIIMAFTMISMIGSETILPMFVQNIMKESALQSGLILLPGAIVMAIMSIISGFLYEKFGAKILGVIGMLIVVITTSFFIVMNGETSSGLLATIYAIRMIGIALGLMPLMTHTMNQLTREMNAHGSSMTNTVQQIAASIGTAVLITIMSQVAKSFKPDMSDYKGMNQKEMGIKIQHDALLSGYHGAFWFAVSISAISLLCVFMLKSKRKQTIEKA; encoded by the coding sequence ATGTATAATGTGACGTTGCAGTCAAAAAAACTTGAAAAATTACAAACCTTAACGGAGACGACAGTAGGAGGAAACATGTCACATAAAAATAAATTAATCATGGTTATAACTATGTTGTTTGGTGGCTTTTTTGGGTTATTAAATGAGACCTTACTAACAACAGCATTACCAAGTATTATGAAAAACTTCAAGATAGAATACACGCAAGTACAATGGTTAACAACGGCCTTTTTATTAATGAATGGCATAGTCATACCATTATCAGCAATGATTATTCAACGCTATACAACAAGACAAGTGTTTATGAGTGCAATTGCAATATTCTTTATAGGTACAATTATCGCTGGATTTAGTCCAAACTTTACTGTTCTTTTAATAGGAAGAATAGTTCAAGCAATGGGCTCAGGGATTATGATGCCGTTAATGATGACAACAATATTAGATGTATTTGAACCACATGAACGTGGTAAGTATATGGGCACATTTGGTTTAGTTATTGGTTTAGCACCAGCTATAGGACCTACATTGTCAGGATATTTAGTAGAATATTTTGATTGGAGATCACTATTCCATGTTGTTGCTCCAATTGCAGCATTAACTTTTATTGCTTCACTTAAATTTGTACGGAATGTTGGTACAAATAGAAAGACGCCGATAGATGTTTTATCAGTTACGTTATCTATCCTAGGCTTCGGTGGTTTATTATATGGTACAAGTTCAATTTCAAGAGACGGATGGAATGATCCTGTTGTATTAACAACAGTCATTGGTGGCGTTATATTAGTAGCCTTATTTATCATTAGACAAACGAAATTACCAATGCCATTACTAGATTTTGGCGTATTTAAAAATAAAGAGTTTGCAATTGGTATAATCATCATGGCATTTACGATGATATCTATGATTGGTTCCGAAACAATATTGCCAATGTTTGTACAAAATATTATGAAAGAATCAGCATTACAATCAGGTTTAATCTTATTACCTGGTGCCATCGTTATGGCAATTATGTCGATTATTTCAGGCTTTTTATATGAAAAATTTGGAGCTAAAATTCTTGGCGTTATTGGTATGTTGATTGTTGTTATAACAACTAGCTTTTTCATAGTTATGAATGGTGAAACATCTAGTGGACTCTTAGCTACTATTTATGCTATAAGAATGATTGGAATAGCATTAGGACTAATGCCATTAATGACACATACGATGAACCAACTTACTCGCGAAATGAACGCCCACGGTTCTTCAATGACCAATACGGTTCAGCAAATTGCTGCTTCAATTGGCACGGCAGTTTTAATTACAATCATGAGCCAAGTTGCAAAATCATTTAAACCAGACATGAGTGATTATAAAGGAATGAATCAAAAAGAAATGGGTATTAAAATACAACATGATGCTTTACTTAGTGGTTATCATGGTGCATTTTGGTTTGCTGTTTCTATTTCAGCTATTAGTTTGCTATGTGTCTTTATGTTAAAAAGCAAACGTAAGCAAACAATAGAAAAAGCATAA
- a CDS encoding multidrug effflux MFS transporter — MDTQTKSPLPLMIIIVLGIMTTYGPLTIDMYASSLPHVLKDFGSTTSHVQLTMSFAMIGLALGQFIFGPLSDAFGRKKIALIIITIYTVASLIAIFTTTLPFFLALRFIQGLTGGGAIVIAKASVGDNYEGPSLAKALASLLVVNGIITILAPPLGGYALSLAGWRAVFVALTIISFIILLLAIFKMKETRTHDTAQLNFTEIFKDFGALLKQKKFIIPMLLQGLTYVMLFSFASAGPFITQKIYSLSPQELGIIFSINSIGLIIMSQVTAKLVEYISRFSLLILLTLIQIVGVVVIFIGLSLHLPIWVLIIGFFLNVCPVTGIGPLSFALAMESRTGGSGNASSLLGLFQFILGGIMSPLVGIQGQYSFVPYVSVLIITTFIIIILEILLKYNLRSTIKEN, encoded by the coding sequence ATGGACACACAGACTAAAAGTCCCTTACCTTTAATGATTATTATTGTATTAGGTATTATGACCACTTATGGTCCTTTAACTATAGATATGTATGCTTCGTCATTACCACACGTACTTAAAGATTTTGGTTCAACAACATCGCACGTCCAGCTTACGATGTCATTTGCAATGATAGGATTGGCGTTAGGCCAATTTATCTTTGGGCCGTTATCAGATGCATTTGGACGCAAAAAGATCGCACTTATAATTATTACGATTTATACCGTTGCATCACTTATAGCTATCTTTACAACTACATTGCCATTTTTCTTAGCATTACGCTTTATACAAGGATTAACAGGTGGTGGCGCTATTGTTATTGCTAAAGCTTCTGTAGGTGATAATTACGAAGGACCCTCTCTTGCAAAAGCATTAGCTTCATTGCTTGTAGTTAATGGTATCATTACCATTTTAGCCCCTCCACTTGGTGGTTATGCGTTGAGCTTAGCTGGCTGGAGAGCAGTATTCGTAGCATTAACGATTATAAGTTTTATTATATTGTTATTAGCTATATTCAAAATGAAAGAAACACGTACACATGACACGGCACAATTAAATTTCACTGAAATATTTAAAGACTTTGGTGCTTTATTAAAACAAAAGAAATTTATTATTCCTATGTTGTTGCAAGGTTTAACGTACGTTATGCTATTTAGTTTCGCTTCTGCCGGCCCTTTTATTACGCAGAAAATTTATAGCTTATCACCACAAGAATTAGGTATTATTTTTTCAATTAATAGTATCGGTTTAATTATAATGAGTCAGGTTACTGCTAAACTAGTCGAATATATTAGTCGCTTTAGCTTATTAATCTTACTCACGCTTATTCAAATTGTAGGTGTAGTTGTTATCTTTATAGGATTATCCTTACATTTACCTATCTGGGTCTTAATTATAGGTTTCTTTTTAAACGTCTGTCCTGTTACAGGAATTGGTCCTTTGAGTTTCGCATTAGCTATGGAATCTCGTACAGGTGGCAGCGGTAATGCTTCAAGCTTATTAGGATTGTTCCAATTTATACTTGGTGGAATAATGTCACCATTAGTTGGCATACAAGGTCAGTACAGCTTTGTACCATACGTGAGTGTATTAATTATCACAACTTTTATTATAATTATATTGGAAATCTTACTAAAATATAATTTACGTTCAACTATAAAAGAAAATTAA
- a CDS encoding GtrA family protein, whose protein sequence is MKITQTQYEVIKFIIVGGINTVNYYIVYLLLLKILGVNYLVSHITGFIVAFVISYYLNCYFVYKVKPTWKKFIQFPITQVINMGMQTGLLYVFVHWLHMSSVIAPFIGLIITIPITFVLSKYILKDD, encoded by the coding sequence ATGAAAATAACTCAAACTCAATATGAAGTTATTAAATTTATCATAGTGGGCGGTATAAATACTGTAAATTACTATATTGTTTATTTATTACTATTGAAAATATTAGGCGTTAATTATTTAGTTAGTCATATTACAGGGTTTATCGTGGCTTTTGTAATTTCTTATTATTTAAATTGTTACTTTGTTTATAAAGTAAAACCAACATGGAAAAAGTTTATTCAATTTCCTATTACACAGGTGATTAATATGGGAATGCAAACTGGATTGCTCTATGTGTTTGTTCATTGGCTGCATATGTCTTCTGTCATTGCGCCATTTATAGGTTTAATTATTACGATACCAATAACTTTTGTACTATCTAAATATATATTAAAAGATGATTAA
- a CDS encoding aggregation-promoting factor C-terminal-like domain-containing protein has product MKKFLLASFATLSITAAGVGISASSSDAHAAETTQASQSTESVHQQFLNAGGTEELWQKVVLPESGGNPNAVNELGYQGLGQTKESWGTGSVEEQTKGMVQYAKERYGSIDAAISFREANGWW; this is encoded by the coding sequence ATGAAGAAATTTTTATTAGCATCTTTCGCAACTTTATCAATAACAGCAGCTGGCGTAGGTATTAGTGCTAGTTCATCTGACGCTCATGCAGCGGAAACTACTCAAGCAAGCCAATCAACTGAATCTGTACATCAACAATTTTTAAATGCTGGTGGTACTGAAGAATTATGGCAAAAAGTAGTATTACCTGAATCAGGTGGTAATCCTAATGCAGTTAATGAATTAGGCTATCAAGGTCTAGGTCAAACTAAAGAATCATGGGGAACTGGTTCTGTTGAAGAACAAACTAAAGGTATGGTTCAATATGCCAAAGAACGTTACGGTTCAATTGATGCAGCAATTTCTTTCCGTGAAGCTAACGGTTGGTGGTAA
- a CDS encoding cation:proton antiporter produces MLLLEAFLIFIMAVIVSSVIHNKFEKIPMAFIQIALGVCLFVLPIPIHFEFNSEVFMMAVIAPLLFVEGTHVSRTKLLEYRKPIILMAMALVFATVIGVGFFIHWIWPNLPMPAAFAIAAILCPTDAVAVQAITKGKILPKGSITILEGESLLNDAAGIISFKIAVTALVTGAFSAIHAVEQFVISTILGVLIGLIIGFAIIRLRIYLTTTKSLKDSNTLIFIQLLTPFATYLIAEQFHASGIIAVVIAGLIHGFERDRLIRAQTELQMNYNQIWNTLSYALNGFVFVVLGYIIPKVVSEIIAHERDNISFLIITTLLIALAIYAFRFIWVFALYKVFYYPNNIQSYLDDGEERPVNRLQYAFTMTMCGIHGTISLSMALTLPTLLANHTPFHYKNDLLFIASLMVLISLVLAQIVLPLITPSETKSISTSMSYQTAKVYIVQKVIFHFKKLSKEQDNQNYQAILSDYYEELFFLLNLDPDNKNSQEVQRLESIASQVETATLEQLIDQDKLDRQTLLNYRALLENTRQFKEASSTYKIKTVIKILILRFRAKRHSDDNEIEQFKSHYQEVKNVIRTINHQVIKRLKQEQNEDNYLEVSIVLNKYQQRLSSIRNKSKIKKGLIPTQTSAQKLEGLYLQRQFLDQLIEQQKIDDKVASQIRENINYNEIVMSSH; encoded by the coding sequence ATGTTATTATTAGAAGCTTTTTTAATTTTTATAATGGCCGTTATCGTCAGTTCAGTTATACATAATAAATTCGAAAAGATTCCAATGGCTTTTATTCAAATAGCTCTAGGCGTTTGTCTATTTGTTCTACCTATTCCCATACACTTCGAATTTAATTCTGAAGTATTTATGATGGCGGTTATCGCTCCACTATTATTTGTGGAGGGTACACATGTTTCACGTACTAAATTATTAGAATACCGTAAACCAATTATTTTAATGGCAATGGCTTTAGTATTCGCTACTGTTATTGGCGTCGGCTTTTTCATCCATTGGATTTGGCCAAACTTACCAATGCCAGCTGCTTTTGCTATCGCCGCAATATTATGCCCTACCGATGCAGTTGCGGTACAAGCAATTACAAAAGGAAAAATCTTACCTAAAGGTTCAATAACGATTTTAGAAGGAGAATCATTACTCAATGATGCTGCAGGTATTATCTCATTTAAAATCGCTGTAACAGCTTTAGTTACAGGTGCCTTCTCTGCGATTCATGCAGTGGAACAATTTGTTATCTCAACTATATTAGGTGTACTTATAGGCTTAATTATTGGTTTTGCGATTATACGCTTGAGAATATACTTAACAACTACTAAATCTTTAAAAGATAGTAATACGCTTATTTTCATCCAATTATTAACACCTTTTGCTACTTACTTAATAGCTGAGCAATTCCATGCATCAGGTATTATCGCAGTTGTTATCGCTGGTTTAATCCACGGATTTGAACGTGATCGTTTAATTCGTGCACAAACCGAATTACAAATGAACTATAATCAAATTTGGAATACTTTAAGTTATGCACTTAACGGTTTCGTCTTTGTTGTATTGGGTTATATCATTCCTAAAGTTGTTTCAGAAATTATTGCTCATGAGCGTGACAATATTTCATTTTTAATTATCACTACATTACTTATAGCATTGGCTATCTATGCATTCCGTTTTATTTGGGTCTTTGCTTTATATAAAGTGTTTTACTATCCAAACAATATTCAATCTTATTTAGATGACGGTGAAGAACGACCAGTTAATCGACTTCAATACGCATTTACAATGACCATGTGTGGTATTCACGGTACGATATCGCTGTCGATGGCATTGACTTTACCGACATTACTAGCAAATCATACGCCATTTCATTACAAAAACGATTTACTCTTTATAGCATCATTAATGGTGTTAATTAGTTTAGTACTAGCTCAAATAGTGCTCCCATTAATTACACCATCAGAAACTAAGTCTATTTCGACATCTATGAGTTATCAAACGGCGAAAGTCTATATAGTTCAAAAAGTTATTTTTCATTTTAAAAAATTATCTAAAGAACAAGACAATCAAAATTACCAGGCTATTCTATCTGATTATTATGAAGAGTTATTCTTCTTATTAAATTTAGATCCTGATAATAAAAACAGCCAAGAAGTACAACGTTTAGAAAGTATAGCGAGTCAAGTAGAAACAGCAACTTTAGAGCAATTAATAGATCAAGACAAGCTAGATAGGCAAACATTACTTAACTATCGCGCGTTGCTTGAAAATACTCGTCAATTTAAGGAAGCGTCAAGCACATATAAAATTAAAACTGTGATTAAAATTTTAATTTTACGTTTTAGAGCTAAACGTCATAGCGATGATAATGAAATTGAACAATTCAAGTCGCATTATCAAGAAGTTAAAAACGTTATACGTACAATCAACCATCAAGTTATTAAACGTTTGAAGCAAGAGCAAAATGAGGATAATTACTTAGAAGTTAGTATCGTGCTAAACAAGTATCAACAACGTTTATCTAGTATTAGAAACAAAAGTAAAATTAAAAAAGGTCTCATTCCAACTCAAACTTCAGCTCAAAAATTAGAAGGACTCTATTTACAACGACAATTTTTAGACCAATTAATAGAACAGCAAAAAATCGACGATAAGGTAGCATCTCAGATTCGTGAAAATATTAACTACAATGAAATCGTCATGTCGTCACACTAA
- a CDS encoding GyrI-like domain-containing protein, giving the protein MMNYRVEEKVSFIVSGYIREYASGQEAQENIYRFWLDFNEYNNGQYLMGLKNNQLDGLVGLCIPRQSGAMDYLIGVSVNKAINGCETIELPVTKYIVFDAVGKVPESIHRAMKEIHQQVLPKLDITLKNAPFFELYHSGDTGDDNYVTELWFPIE; this is encoded by the coding sequence ATGATGAACTATCGTGTAGAGGAAAAAGTAAGCTTTATAGTATCTGGATATATACGTGAATATGCATCTGGTCAAGAAGCACAAGAAAATATCTATCGTTTTTGGTTAGATTTTAATGAGTATAACAACGGTCAATATTTAATGGGATTAAAAAACAATCAATTAGATGGACTAGTAGGGTTGTGTATACCACGACAATCTGGAGCCATGGATTATTTGATAGGCGTATCTGTCAATAAAGCAATCAATGGTTGCGAGACCATCGAACTTCCAGTGACAAAATATATTGTATTTGATGCGGTTGGGAAAGTGCCAGAATCAATCCATCGAGCAATGAAAGAAATCCATCAGCAAGTGTTACCTAAATTGGATATCACTTTAAAAAATGCTCCTTTCTTTGAATTGTATCATTCTGGAGATACAGGAGACGATAATTATGTAACTGAATTATGGTTTCCAATTGAATAA
- a CDS encoding metallophosphoesterase translates to MKIGVIADLHIDRGNKYSPEDFEYCLIKTAQNKDIELLLIAGDISNNYQMTANYINKIKQLLNIPVLFIPGNHDFWTNDTDRSSLEILDFYLNMNECLIDRPYCINDEWAIVGNTAWYDYSYGDSKFSEERLAQRKYYGATWQDKEKIDWPLNDQSMSELALKQTEKDLAKVKDKKIILMTHIVTHSQFVVPTPHRIFDYFNAFIGTSKFNKLYNTYPIKYSIMGHVHFRKSVEEAGITYICPCLGYERQWRTKDLQTELDNTLVTITV, encoded by the coding sequence ATGAAAATTGGTGTAATAGCGGACTTACATATTGATAGAGGGAATAAGTATTCACCTGAAGACTTTGAATATTGTCTGATAAAGACCGCTCAAAATAAAGATATAGAACTATTACTTATAGCCGGAGACATTTCAAATAATTATCAAATGACTGCAAATTATATAAATAAAATTAAGCAGTTGCTCAACATCCCTGTATTATTTATTCCTGGCAATCATGATTTTTGGACGAATGATACTGACAGATCATCATTAGAAATATTAGATTTTTATTTGAACATGAATGAATGTTTAATTGATAGACCGTATTGTATCAACGATGAATGGGCGATTGTAGGTAATACGGCTTGGTATGATTATAGTTATGGTGATAGTAAATTTTCTGAAGAACGCTTAGCGCAACGTAAATATTATGGCGCTACATGGCAAGATAAAGAAAAAATCGACTGGCCATTGAACGACCAATCGATGTCTGAATTAGCATTAAAACAAACCGAAAAAGATCTAGCTAAAGTAAAAGATAAGAAAATAATATTGATGACACATATTGTGACGCATAGTCAATTTGTTGTACCGACACCACATCGCATTTTTGATTACTTTAACGCATTTATAGGTACATCAAAATTTAATAAGCTATATAACACATACCCAATTAAGTACAGCATTATGGGGCATGTACATTTTCGAAAAAGTGTAGAAGAAGCGGGCATTACTTATATTTGCCCTTGTTTAGGATACGAACGACAATGGCGTACCAAAGATTTACAAACCGAACTTGACAATACTTTAGTGACTATAACGGTATAA
- a CDS encoding cation diffusion facilitator family transporter, whose product MNQSNNLKIAQRGAYLSLIVYIVLSIVKFIVGTLYHSAAVRADSLNNMTDIIVSLAVIVGLKISIKPADSNHPYGHLKSENISTLLVSFIIMFVGIQVVFENLPRIFTNENATPNVITIYVSIISGVIMLGVYIINHKLAVRTSSSSLNSAAKDNLSDALVSIGTAIGLVFTQFGLPIVDIILATLLGLLIIYTGFGIFKESIFALSDGFNEHELEAYKNYVQEVEDVIDVQSIKGRYYGSSVFVDVTIIVASDLTLEQAHQICDEVEQHMHSKGISSVYVHPEPYSIQ is encoded by the coding sequence ATGAATCAAAGTAATAATTTAAAAATAGCACAAAGAGGTGCTTATTTAAGTTTAATAGTCTATATTGTATTATCTATAGTTAAATTTATTGTTGGGACGCTTTACCATTCGGCAGCAGTAAGAGCAGACAGTCTAAACAATATGACAGACATCATCGTATCTTTAGCCGTAATTGTAGGATTGAAAATTTCAATCAAACCTGCCGACAGTAATCACCCATATGGTCATTTGAAATCAGAAAATATTTCCACATTATTAGTATCATTTATTATTATGTTTGTTGGTATTCAAGTTGTTTTCGAAAATTTACCTCGTATATTTACCAACGAAAATGCAACACCTAATGTTATTACAATTTACGTCAGCATCATCAGTGGTGTAATCATGCTAGGTGTGTATATTATTAATCATAAATTAGCAGTTAGAACATCAAGTAGCTCACTAAATTCTGCAGCGAAAGATAACTTATCTGATGCACTTGTCAGTATTGGTACAGCTATTGGTTTAGTATTTACTCAATTTGGATTACCTATAGTCGATATCATTTTAGCAACATTATTGGGCTTGTTAATCATTTATACTGGTTTTGGTATTTTTAAAGAATCTATTTTTGCGTTGAGTGATGGATTTAATGAACATGAGTTAGAAGCATATAAAAATTATGTGCAAGAAGTAGAGGACGTTATAGACGTTCAATCAATCAAAGGAAGATATTATGGTAGTAGTGTGTTTGTGGATGTGACAATTATTGTTGCTTCAGATTTAACTTTAGAACAGGCACATCAAATATGCGACGAAGTTGAACAACATATGCATTCTAAAGGCATTTCTTCAGTTTATGTGCATCCCGAACCATATTCCATTCAATAA
- a CDS encoding 2,3-diphosphoglycerate-dependent phosphoglycerate mutase, with the protein MPKLILCRHGQSDWNAENLFTGWADVDLSDQGKKEAITSGKKLKEQQIDIDIVFTSLLRRAINTTYHLLSQSDQLFIPVHKTWRLNERHYGGLQGLNKDDARKEFGEEQVHLWRRSYDIAPPEQSEEQRQGYLNDRKYEHVDRRVMPESESLKDTLERVIPYWNDQISQQLLDGKTVLVSAHGNSLRALIKYLEDVSDEDIVSYEIKTGAPLIYDLTDDLKVTNKYYL; encoded by the coding sequence ATGCCTAAACTTATATTATGTAGACACGGACAAAGTGATTGGAATGCTGAAAACTTATTTACAGGCTGGGCAGATGTTGATTTATCTGATCAAGGGAAAAAAGAAGCTATCACTTCTGGGAAAAAACTGAAAGAACAACAAATTGATATAGACATCGTCTTTACATCACTATTAAGAAGAGCTATTAATACGACATATCATTTATTATCACAATCTGATCAATTATTTATACCAGTTCATAAAACATGGCGTTTGAATGAACGACATTACGGTGGGCTACAAGGTTTAAATAAAGATGATGCACGTAAAGAATTCGGTGAGGAACAAGTACATTTATGGAGACGTTCATATGATATTGCACCTCCAGAACAGAGTGAGGAACAACGACAAGGGTATTTAAATGATAGAAAGTATGAACATGTCGATAGAAGAGTAATGCCTGAATCAGAAAGTTTAAAAGATACTTTAGAACGCGTTATACCGTATTGGAATGATCAAATTTCACAACAGTTATTAGATGGTAAAACGGTGCTTGTTTCTGCGCATGGTAACTCGTTACGCGCTTTAATTAAGTACTTAGAAGATGTATCTGACGAAGATATTGTAAGTTATGAAATCAAAACAGGTGCACCTCTTATTTACGATTTAACTGATGATTTAAAAGTAACAAATAAATATTATCTATAA
- a CDS encoding putative metal homeostasis protein: protein MKQDLQTARRNLKSPNIKTRKRALKIIKQHKRNKKAV, encoded by the coding sequence ATGAAACAAGATTTACAGACAGCAAGACGTAATTTAAAAAGCCCAAATATCAAAACGAGAAAAAGAGCACTCAAGATAATCAAACAGCACAAGCGTAATAAAAAAGCAGTTTAA
- a CDS encoding C39 family peptidase: protein MQKLLNVKPLSQLSPIPIIMGCEGVCASMILRHNHINISPLKLMRHWPKHDNNPYKGYVGHHFSIKLGHHQTIFPNAIVPYLKNYDADIIDSTGKSLTELTKVIDHGQPVVIYHTVLGQKPVSRVFKFDNIPTKLVSNIHTTVLVGYDETYYYYIDPLWLNVFQKIYLPAIVPTRRQILKIRKDKMETSYNAPGKMSFYLKTTNY from the coding sequence ATGCAAAAATTGCTCAACGTTAAACCACTAAGCCAATTAAGTCCTATCCCTATTATAATGGGATGTGAGGGAGTGTGTGCCTCAATGATTTTAAGGCATAATCATATCAATATTTCACCTTTAAAATTAATGCGTCATTGGCCCAAACATGATAACAATCCATATAAGGGTTATGTGGGTCATCATTTTTCTATCAAATTAGGCCACCATCAGACAATATTTCCAAATGCTATTGTCCCTTACTTAAAAAATTACGATGCTGACATTATAGATAGCACGGGTAAATCATTAACCGAATTAACCAAAGTAATCGATCATGGCCAACCTGTAGTCATATATCATACAGTTTTAGGCCAAAAACCTGTGTCACGTGTATTTAAATTTGATAATATTCCAACCAAATTAGTCTCTAATATTCACACTACTGTTTTAGTAGGTTATGATGAGACATACTATTATTATATTGATCCATTATGGTTAAATGTATTCCAAAAAATTTATCTACCTGCAATCGTACCAACGCGTCGACAAATATTAAAAATTAGAAAAGATAAAATGGAAACAAGTTATAACGCGCCGGGTAAAATGAGTTTTTATCTAAAAACAACTAACTATTAA